A section of the Primulina eburnea isolate SZY01 chromosome 1, ASM2296580v1, whole genome shotgun sequence genome encodes:
- the LOC140814674 gene encoding myb family transcription factor EFM-like produces the protein MAEIYKEFHEELGWIYVPKTIAQILVDVSTIDDVSRKVKILEFHVQALEEETRRINDAYKRQLPHCMHFLEDATEIIKQEILRWKKSKKCPVVEEFKPLKSGLEGSTGFEESKDISEKREWMSSAKLWTTPVQYDNNLHIKNQDKILHHMSSGQGDQASGSGGKFKHKGGASMPLEKATMKNKGVNPVSSSAAESEVELIYLSVTGDNPQPREQNPQPLPKKQRRCWSPELHKQFVDALQQLGGVESATPKQIREVMNFEGLTNDEVKSHLQKYRLHLRKHPPSARQMSSSWLARDNQHGGAVLLKPAVAYSNTSQNPKLHAAVGSIPRGSNNSGSSA, from the exons atggcTGAGATTTACAAAGAATTTCATGAAGAGTTGGGATGGATTTATGTTCCAAAAACCATAGCACAAATCCTCGTAGACGTTTCAAcaatcgatgatgtttcaaggAAAGTAAAGATCCTGGAATTTCATGTCCAGGCATTGGAGGAAGAAACAAGGCGTATTAATGACGCCTACAAGCGTCAACTTCCTCATTGTATGCACTTTTTAGAAGATG CAACTGAGATAATAAAACAGGAGATCCTAAGGtggaaaaaaagtaaaaaatgcCCTGTCGTAGAGGAGTTCAAGCCACTAAAAAGTGGCTTGGAAGGGTCTACAGGGTTTGAAGAGTCGAAGGATATTAGCGAGAAGAGGGAATGGATGAGTTCTGCTAAGCTCTGGACCACTCCGGTTCAGTATGACAATAACTTACACATCAAAAACCAAGACAAAATTTTGCACCATATGTCA agTGGTCAAGGAGATCAAGCCAGTGGCAGTGGAGGGAAATTTAAGCACAAGGGAGGGGCATCTATGCCACTCGAGAAAGCCACCATGAAAAACAAAGGGGTTAATCCAGTTTCTTCCTCAGCTGCTGAGTCTGAGGTGGAACTGATTTATTTGAGTGTAACAGGAGATAATCCACAACCACGTGAACAAAATCCACAGCCGTTGCCGAAGAAGCAGAGACGTTGCTGGTCTCCGGAGTTGCACAAGCAGTTTGTTGATGCACTGCAACAGCTTGGAGGAGTAGAAT CTGCAACACCGAAGCAGATTAGGGAAGTGATGAATTTTGAAGGTCTGACCAATGATGAAGTCAAAAGCCATTTGCAG AAATACAGACTTCACCTTCGAAAGCATCCACCTTCGGCACGACAAATGAGTTCCTCGTGGTTGGCACGAGACAACCAACATGGTGGTGCAGTACTACTCAAGCCGGCGGTTGCATATTCCAACACCTCACAAAACCCTAAGTTGCATGCAGCAGTAGGCTCGATCCCAAGGGGTTCAAACAATTCGGGTTCAAGCGCTTAA
- the LOC140810051 gene encoding phosphoglycerate mutase-like protein 4 produces MAYNSINDCSKYAEIVVIRHGETEWNVDGRLQGQLDVELNETGRQQAFLVAERLSKEPNISAVYSSDLKRASYTAQLIAKHCGVHQVNEDPKLRERHVGVLQGFIVRETAISHPEAHNAFVSSRRDQEIPGGGESLNQLYERSTSALQRIANKHQGEKIVVVSHDVTIRALHRRVFPHGKPIGKVINTSLNVFLVSDKGEWIVKTWGDVNHLLNNAAGFMLE; encoded by the exons atggcTTATAATTCCATCAATGATTGTTCTAAATATGCTGAGATTGTCGTGATTCGTCATGGCGAAACCGAATGGAATGTTGATGGCAGACTCCAG GGGCAATTGGATGTCGAATTGAATGAGACCGGGAGACAGCAAGCCTTTCTG GTGGCTGAGCGGCTTTCAAAGGAGCCGAACATCTCTGCTGTGTATTCTTCTGACTTGAAACGAGCTTCCTACACTGCCCAGTTGATAGCCAAACACTGTGGGGTGCATCAg GTTAATGAAGATCCAAAGTTGCGGGAAAGACACGTTGGGGTCCTCCAAGGCTTCATTGTTCGTGAAACAGCCATATCTCATCCTGAGGCCCACAATGCTTTTGTCTCTAGCCGCAGGGATCAAGAGATTCCa GGTGGTGGAGAGAGTTTGAATCAACTCTATGAACGAAGCACATCCGCATTGCAAAGAATTGCAAATAAACACCAAG GTGAAAAGATAGTTGTGGTGTCCCATGATGTTACCATAAGAGCACTTCATAGGAGGGTTTTTCCACACGGGAAACCCATCGGGAAGGTTATTAACACGTCTCTTAATGTGTTTCTCGTATCCGATAAGGGTGAATGGATCGTTAAAACTTGGGGAGACGTGAACCACCTCTTGAACAATGCCGCCGGATTCATGCTCGAATAG
- the LOC140840232 gene encoding serine/threonine-protein kinase SAPK10-like, translated as MPIMHDSDRYDLVRDIGSGNFGVARLMRDKQTKELVAVKYIERGDKIDENVQREIINHRSLRHPNIVRFKEVILTPTHLAIVMEYASGGELFERISNAGRFSEDEARFFFQQLISGVSYCHSMQICHRDLKLENTLLDGSPAPRLKICDFGYSKSSLLHSQPKSTVGTPAYIAPEVLLRKEYDGKIADVWSCGVTLYVMLVGAYPFEDPDEPKDFRKTIQRILSVQYSIPENINISEGCRHLISRIFVADPAQRITMAQIANHPWFLKNLPADLMDERTMSNQFEEPDQPMQNVEVIMQIVSEATIPPAGLYNLDMMDDDMEDLDSDPDLDIDSSGEIIYAM; from the exons ATGCCGATCATGCATGACAGTGATCGGTACGACCTGGTCCGGGACATCGGGTCGGGTAACTTCGGCGTGGCCCGGTTGATGAGAGATAAGCAGACGAAGGAGTTGGTTGCGGTTAAATACATTGAACGAGGGGATAAG ATTGATGAAAATGTTCAGAGAGAAATCATCAATCACAGGTCTCTGAGGCATCCTAATATTGTTAGATTTAAAGAG GTGATTTTAACACCAACTCATCTGGCTATAGTGATGGAGTATGCATCTGGGGGAGAGTTATTTGAGCGGATATCCAATGCGGGACGCTTCAGTGAGGATGAG GCTCGATTCTTTTTCCAACAGCTTATATCTGGTGTTAGCTACTGCCATTCTATG CAAATATGCCATAGAGACCTGAAGCTGGAAAACACTTTATTGGATGGGAGCCCAGCTCCTCGGTtgaagatatgtgattttggttattCAAAG TCTTCTTTGCTCCATTCTCAACCAAAATCTACAGTGGGAACCCCTGCATATATTGCTCCTGAAGTGCTACTCAGGAAAGAATATGATGGGAAG ATTGCGGATGTGTGGTCCTGTGGAGTCACACTATATGTTATGCTGGTTGGTGCCTATCCCTTCGAGGATCCTGATGAACCCAAGGACTTCCGAAAGACAATTCAAAGAATCTTAAGTGTCCAGTACTCGATTCCAGAAAATATCAATATATCCGAGGGTTGCCGGCATCTAATATCAAGGATCTTTGTTGCAGACCCTGCACAA CGAATTACAATGGCCCAAATTGCGAATCACCCGTGGTTTCTGAAAAACCTTCCCGCTGATTTGATGGATGAAAGGACAATGAGTAACCAGTTTGAAGAGCCGGACCAGCCCATGCAGAACGTGGAAGTCATTATGCAGATAGTTTCAGAAGCCACCATACCTCCTGCTGGTTTGTATAATCTGGACATGATGGATGATGACATGGAAGACTTGGATTCCGATCCCGACCTCGACATTGACAGCAGTGGAGAAATAATTTATGCAATGTAA